The following are from one region of the Denitrobacterium detoxificans genome:
- a CDS encoding MptD family putative ECF transporter S component: protein MSVNETVAGGSASKINTKLKPKDLITIGIFTAIYVVLSSIPGMLAIIPIFVPLAAVLVPLLGGIPVMYLIAKVHKFGALVILFTLVGLFMLVGGMGYFSLFTCIICAIIAELILRSGNYQSMRKATLAYAVTGMWIIGNFMPFVFTRDSFLAQQAANYGTDYANALSGLMSPWIIPLLVVVAFVSGLAGAAIGKRIYRKHFERAGIA, encoded by the coding sequence ATGTCAGTCAATGAGACGGTGGCAGGCGGATCTGCAAGCAAGATCAATACCAAGCTCAAGCCGAAGGACCTTATTACCATCGGCATTTTCACGGCCATCTACGTGGTGCTCTCCAGCATTCCCGGCATGCTGGCCATCATCCCCATCTTCGTTCCGCTCGCAGCTGTGCTCGTTCCGCTGCTTGGCGGCATTCCCGTTATGTACCTCATTGCCAAAGTGCATAAATTTGGCGCGCTCGTCATACTCTTCACCCTCGTGGGTCTCTTCATGCTCGTAGGGGGAATGGGCTATTTCAGCCTGTTCACCTGCATCATCTGCGCCATCATCGCCGAACTCATCCTGCGCTCGGGCAACTACCAGAGCATGCGCAAGGCAACCTTGGCCTATGCCGTTACGGGCATGTGGATCATCGGCAACTTCATGCCATTCGTATTCACGCGCGATTCGTTTTTGGCTCAGCAAGCCGCCAACTACGGCACCGACTACGCGAATGCCCTTTCGGGGCTCATGTCTCCGTGGATCATTCCGCTTCTTGTGGTAGTGGCATTCGTGTCGGGTCTTGCAGGCGCGGCCATTGGCAAGCGCATCTACCGTAAGCACTTCGAACGAGCAGGTATTGCATAA
- a CDS encoding ISL3 family transposase: protein MKSLLLLALGLARTVVLGARIEAERIVVSVRPYKREQRRCPVCGRACDFYDMANRGAPRLWRAMDLARSACYLEYAPCRVRCPEHGVRTEAVPWARHGARFTRDFEDWVAWLAVRCTASAVSELARVEWHSVGGVCRRVYAELEAARGASRFDGVRRIGIDETSYKKGHKYVTVVVDHDRGCLIWAHEGTGKDVLNLFLDELTREQRRAIEVVTADGARWIRQLVKRRCPNARWVMDPFHVVQWMNDALDAVRCEEWNAARAAARAARPRPEGKRGRPAKGELPPEEVRALEEEAASIKGSRYALVKNPEDLTDGQRARLEALKKRAGSRLVRAWELKEDLRAVFRAADGSEAAELLDDWMHRAAYCKIAKVVAVEKKVRRRRDDIIAAVELGISNGRVEAINNKIKVTVRMGYGFRNTDNLVALLMLRCGDCQPQLPGRPVKARKKGVKGAKSVAA from the coding sequence ATGAAGAGTCTACTACTTCTCGCCCTCGGTCTGGCCCGCACGGTCGTCCTGGGCGCGCGCATCGAGGCCGAGCGCATCGTCGTGAGCGTCCGGCCCTACAAGCGCGAGCAGCGCCGCTGCCCCGTATGCGGCAGGGCCTGCGACTTCTACGACATGGCGAACCGCGGGGCCCCCAGGCTGTGGAGGGCGATGGACCTGGCGCGCTCGGCCTGCTACCTGGAGTACGCGCCCTGCAGGGTGCGCTGCCCGGAGCACGGCGTGCGCACCGAGGCCGTCCCCTGGGCGCGGCACGGGGCGCGCTTCACGCGTGACTTCGAGGACTGGGTGGCGTGGCTGGCGGTCCGCTGCACCGCCTCGGCGGTCTCCGAGCTCGCCCGCGTCGAGTGGCACAGCGTGGGCGGCGTGTGCAGGCGCGTCTACGCCGAGCTGGAGGCCGCGCGCGGCGCCTCGAGGTTCGACGGCGTGCGCCGCATCGGCATCGACGAGACGTCGTACAAGAAGGGCCACAAGTACGTCACGGTGGTCGTCGACCACGACCGCGGCTGCCTCATCTGGGCGCACGAGGGCACCGGCAAGGACGTGCTCAACCTGTTCCTCGACGAGCTCACGCGCGAGCAGAGGCGCGCCATAGAGGTGGTGACCGCCGACGGCGCGAGGTGGATAAGGCAGCTGGTCAAGCGCCGCTGCCCCAACGCGAGGTGGGTCATGGACCCCTTCCACGTGGTCCAGTGGATGAACGACGCGCTCGACGCCGTGCGCTGCGAGGAGTGGAACGCCGCCAGGGCCGCCGCCAGGGCCGCCAGGCCCAGGCCCGAGGGCAAGCGCGGCAGGCCTGCCAAAGGCGAGCTGCCGCCCGAGGAGGTCAGGGCGCTCGAGGAGGAGGCGGCCTCCATCAAGGGCAGCCGCTACGCGCTCGTGAAGAACCCCGAGGACCTCACCGACGGCCAGAGGGCGAGGCTCGAGGCGCTCAAGAAGAGGGCCGGCTCGCGGCTGGTCAGGGCCTGGGAGCTCAAGGAGGACCTGCGGGCCGTCTTCCGGGCAGCCGACGGCTCCGAGGCCGCCGAGCTGCTCGACGACTGGATGCACAGGGCCGCCTACTGCAAGATCGCCAAGGTCGTCGCCGTGGAGAAGAAGGTGCGCCGCCGGCGCGACGACATCATCGCCGCAGTCGAGCTCGGCATCAGCAACGGGCGCGTAGAGGCCATCAACAACAAGATCAAGGTGACGGTGAGGATGGGCTACGGCTTCCGCAACACCGACAACCTCGTGGCCCTGCTCATGCTCAGGTGCGGCGACTGCCAGCCCCAGCTCCCGGGTCGCCCGGTGAAGGCGAGGAAGAAGGGCGTGAAGGGAGCGAAGAGCGTTGCTGCCTAG
- a CDS encoding ABC transporter ATP-binding protein yields the protein MSENSTQDASEDEAKREARSSSSRKARTRNTRGWFKTLMSFAGRCRGRMILAEILSIISVFSGLVPFYSIYRIIDEATSVASPAEMSWDVVMFWVGIAILFYALQQLFFAASTVNSHISAYTILGSLREGIATKLMNASLGTARSKSIGNLKNLVIDRIEQIEIPLAHFIPELSANLLLALAIVVWFVVIDWRLALACIVTVPIGLLVLTLGMQGYYKMYDGYMDEQDRVNSVVVEYIEGIHVVKAFNQATSSYAKFSSAVTGFLSYTLEWMRTSWVATSLAMSVLPTTLLGVVPVGIALYLGGELDPASFGLACVLAIAVVTPVTYLGKAFNDINLVAYCITDAREFLELPELTQGDKPIAVADYGVEISDARFSYIDGVEVLHGVDLSVPAGSFTALVGPSGSGKSTIARLIMRHWDVDSGSVSIGGVDVRKMPLSQLSSLVSVVSQDDFLLDGTLRENVAMGRPGASDEEIDAACRAASCEEFIGRLPKGWDTPAGEAGHALSGGERQRICIARAILKDAPIVVFDEATAFADPENEARIQRSVARLSEGKTLVVIAHRLSTITAADCICVVNDGQIVARGTHDELLAQNDLYASMWKAHIGAADWAAGSHVGEAAAQEGGDAR from the coding sequence ATGTCGGAAAACAGTACGCAGGACGCCTCCGAAGACGAAGCGAAGCGGGAAGCCCGCTCCTCTTCGTCTCGCAAGGCGCGCACGCGAAACACGCGCGGTTGGTTCAAGACGCTCATGTCGTTTGCCGGCCGTTGTCGGGGTCGTATGATCTTGGCCGAGATTCTCTCCATCATCAGCGTCTTTTCGGGTCTCGTTCCGTTCTATTCCATTTACCGCATCATCGACGAGGCGACGTCGGTTGCCTCTCCCGCGGAAATGTCGTGGGATGTCGTGATGTTCTGGGTGGGCATCGCCATTCTGTTCTACGCTCTGCAGCAGCTGTTCTTCGCTGCTTCTACCGTGAACTCCCACATTAGCGCTTACACCATCCTGGGCAGCCTGCGCGAGGGGATTGCCACGAAGCTCATGAACGCTTCGTTGGGTACGGCGCGATCAAAGAGCATTGGCAACTTGAAGAACCTGGTTATCGACCGCATCGAGCAAATTGAGATTCCGCTCGCGCATTTCATTCCCGAGCTTTCCGCGAATCTGCTTCTGGCCTTGGCTATCGTGGTGTGGTTCGTCGTCATCGACTGGCGCCTGGCGCTTGCCTGCATCGTTACGGTGCCCATTGGCCTGCTCGTGCTCACGTTGGGCATGCAGGGCTATTACAAGATGTACGACGGCTACATGGACGAGCAAGACCGTGTGAACTCGGTTGTCGTGGAATACATCGAGGGCATTCACGTAGTGAAGGCATTCAACCAGGCCACGTCTTCGTATGCGAAGTTCTCCAGCGCGGTTACGGGCTTTCTTTCCTATACGCTCGAATGGATGCGCACGTCGTGGGTGGCAACGAGTCTTGCGATGTCCGTGCTGCCTACCACGCTGCTTGGCGTGGTTCCCGTGGGCATTGCCCTTTACCTGGGCGGGGAGCTCGACCCGGCTTCGTTTGGCCTGGCATGCGTGCTCGCAATCGCCGTCGTTACGCCCGTAACGTATTTGGGCAAGGCGTTCAATGACATCAATCTCGTGGCGTATTGCATTACCGATGCGCGCGAGTTCCTGGAACTGCCCGAGCTTACCCAGGGCGACAAGCCCATTGCGGTTGCGGACTATGGCGTGGAGATTTCCGACGCGCGCTTCTCCTATATCGATGGCGTGGAAGTGCTGCATGGGGTAGACCTATCGGTTCCCGCTGGTAGCTTCACTGCGTTGGTGGGGCCGAGCGGATCGGGCAAGTCCACCATCGCACGTCTCATCATGCGTCATTGGGATGTCGATTCGGGTTCCGTGAGCATTGGTGGGGTAGACGTGCGCAAGATGCCGCTCTCCCAGCTTTCCAGCCTGGTGAGCGTGGTCTCGCAGGATGACTTCCTGCTCGATGGCACGCTGCGCGAGAACGTGGCCATGGGCCGCCCTGGTGCATCCGACGAGGAAATCGATGCGGCATGCCGCGCGGCTAGCTGCGAGGAATTTATCGGGCGCCTGCCTAAGGGATGGGATACTCCCGCAGGCGAGGCGGGCCATGCCCTTTCGGGTGGCGAACGCCAGCGCATTTGCATCGCTCGTGCCATTCTGAAGGATGCTCCCATCGTGGTCTTCGATGAGGCGACTGCCTTCGCCGACCCCGAGAACGAGGCGCGCATCCAGCGCTCCGTGGCGCGCTTGTCAGAGGGCAAGACGCTCGTCGTCATCGCCCATCGCCTTTCCACCATTACCGCCGCCGATTGCATTTGCGTTGTGAACGATGGCCAAATTGTGGCGCGTGGTACGCATGACGAACTGCTTGCGCAAAACGACCTGTATGCATCCATGTGGAAGGCCCACATTGGTGCGGCCGATTGGGCTGCGGGTTCCCATGTTGGGGAAGCTGCTGCTCAGGAAGGGGGTGATGCGCGATGA
- a CDS encoding ABC transporter ATP-binding protein, whose product MIRAYRRIIAWVSTLKGRVYAGFVLSIFSAIATAMPIFLAAWVLGQLAADMRGEVQLDGSFVWLALGVIAACILVRAVFTYAKARCQDSVGYETAAEMRLSVGDVLKRVPLGYFQQVKTGDILSVVTTNLNMMELEAVRQVDAALGAYVSAAIIILWLLVTCPLAGVIAICAIALVSLTLTAVNRASAKNTPAAKNATERLAGATVGLYNGLGTAKSYGTSEAVRRPYDKSVAELTNARIVIEKSYTPPNITHNFILQASSAILLVAVCASFIAGQLELWEFIAIAFLSTTIFAPLMRLTDAAHLFAEFNDSLDRLEAIENAQFIDEDGSDVQIDSYGIEFENVHFGYSDREILHGISFDIPQGTTTAIVGPSGSGKTTISNLMARFYDVSSGCVRVGGHDVREFTVDSLLSHFSMVFQNVYLFNDTIEANIAFGTANATHEMVVEAAKRARCHDFIMALPDGYQTVVGAGGSTLSGGERQRISIARALLKDAPIVILDEATASIDPENERLVQQALSELTRGKTVVVIAHRLATVENADQILVIDAGNLTQRGTHAELVAQEGTYRNFVQTRAEAEGWRLG is encoded by the coding sequence ATGATTCGTGCATACCGAAGGATCATTGCCTGGGTTTCCACCCTGAAGGGTCGTGTGTACGCTGGGTTCGTATTGTCCATTTTCTCTGCCATTGCTACGGCCATGCCCATCTTCCTAGCGGCATGGGTGCTTGGTCAGCTTGCCGCCGACATGCGCGGCGAAGTTCAGCTCGATGGCTCGTTCGTGTGGCTAGCGCTTGGCGTTATTGCCGCTTGCATTCTCGTGCGTGCGGTGTTCACGTATGCGAAGGCGCGCTGCCAGGATTCCGTAGGCTACGAAACGGCCGCGGAGATGCGTCTGTCCGTGGGCGACGTGCTCAAGCGCGTTCCGCTGGGATATTTCCAGCAGGTGAAGACGGGCGACATCCTCTCCGTCGTTACCACCAACCTGAACATGATGGAGCTTGAGGCCGTGCGCCAGGTGGATGCGGCGCTGGGAGCCTACGTATCGGCTGCGATCATCATTCTCTGGCTTTTGGTTACGTGCCCGCTTGCCGGCGTTATCGCCATCTGCGCCATTGCCCTCGTATCGCTTACGCTTACTGCGGTGAATAGGGCCAGCGCGAAGAATACGCCCGCTGCGAAGAATGCCACGGAGCGCCTGGCTGGCGCTACGGTTGGCCTGTACAACGGTCTGGGTACGGCAAAGTCGTACGGCACCAGCGAGGCCGTACGTCGTCCGTACGATAAATCGGTTGCGGAACTTACGAACGCGCGTATCGTCATCGAGAAGTCGTATACGCCGCCGAACATCACCCACAACTTCATTCTGCAGGCCTCTTCCGCCATTCTTTTGGTGGCGGTGTGCGCCTCGTTCATTGCAGGTCAGCTAGAGCTGTGGGAGTTCATAGCCATTGCGTTCCTCTCCACGACCATCTTTGCGCCACTCATGCGTCTGACCGACGCTGCTCACCTGTTTGCCGAGTTCAATGATTCGCTCGATCGTTTGGAGGCCATCGAGAACGCCCAGTTCATCGACGAGGATGGTTCCGACGTGCAGATTGATTCGTATGGCATCGAGTTCGAGAACGTGCACTTCGGGTATAGCGACCGTGAAATCCTGCATGGTATCTCGTTCGACATTCCGCAGGGCACCACCACGGCCATCGTTGGCCCCAGTGGCTCGGGCAAGACGACGATATCCAACCTCATGGCGCGCTTCTACGACGTGTCGTCGGGTTGCGTCCGCGTGGGTGGCCACGACGTGCGCGAGTTCACGGTCGACAGCTTGCTCTCGCATTTTTCCATGGTGTTCCAGAACGTCTATCTGTTCAACGACACCATCGAGGCGAATATCGCCTTTGGCACGGCCAATGCTACGCACGAAATGGTTGTCGAAGCGGCCAAGCGTGCCCGCTGCCATGACTTCATCATGGCTTTGCCCGATGGTTATCAGACGGTTGTTGGGGCTGGTGGATCTACGCTTTCGGGTGGCGAGCGCCAGCGCATTTCCATTGCCCGCGCCTTGCTGAAGGATGCTCCCATCGTCATTTTGGACGAGGCCACTGCCTCCATCGACCCGGAAAACGAGCGTCTCGTGCAGCAGGCCCTTTCCGAGCTCACGCGCGGCAAGACGGTCGTTGTCATCGCTCATCGCTTGGCCACCGTCGAGAATGCCGATCAGATTCTGGTTATCGACGCTGGTAATCTCACGCAGCGTGGCACCCATGCCGAGCTGGTCGCGCAGGAAGGCACGTATCGCAATTTCGTGCAGACGCGCGCTGAGGCGGAAGGATGGCGCCTGGGGTAG
- the larA gene encoding nickel-dependent lactate racemase, whose translation MIVEVGYGNGTQQCEVPDQNLMGILAANDVDVSLTGSAEVERALREPIESAPLSQVVKPGETVAIITSDITRPMPTPEVLPAVLDELYRGGVRPEDITLVFGLGSHRTQTEEEQRHLAGERGWNEIRCIDSSSEEFVNLGTTVAGTPVEVNSTVARADRVICMGNIEYHYFAGYSGGVKAIMPGVSTSSAIANNHAMIVDARSCAGNLEDNPVRRDIEEAGAIVGCDFIVNVVLDEDKRIIRAFAGNPVAAHRQGCAFLDTLYRIDIPHRADIVIDSQGGAPKDLNLYQTQKALDNAKYAVREGGVIILVGRCNEGLGNATFQAWMHEANTPADVLEHLQAAFALGGHKAAAVAKIQLMADVYLVSDLPAELARDCFFTPFPTLEEAYAAAVAKMGEEASVLVMPHGGSTVPHALA comes from the coding sequence ATGATCGTCGAAGTGGGTTACGGAAACGGCACGCAGCAATGCGAAGTGCCCGATCAGAACCTCATGGGAATCCTCGCCGCAAACGACGTGGACGTATCCCTCACGGGCAGCGCAGAAGTCGAGCGCGCCCTTCGCGAACCCATCGAAAGCGCCCCGCTATCGCAGGTGGTAAAACCTGGAGAAACGGTCGCCATCATCACGAGCGACATAACCCGACCCATGCCCACGCCCGAGGTACTCCCCGCGGTGCTCGACGAGCTCTATCGCGGTGGCGTGCGCCCCGAAGACATCACGCTCGTATTCGGATTGGGCAGCCATCGCACGCAAACGGAAGAGGAGCAGCGCCACCTGGCCGGAGAACGCGGCTGGAACGAAATTCGCTGCATCGACTCCTCCTCGGAAGAATTCGTAAACCTAGGCACAACCGTAGCCGGCACGCCGGTGGAAGTAAACAGCACCGTTGCACGCGCCGACCGCGTCATCTGCATGGGCAACATCGAGTACCACTACTTCGCGGGCTACTCCGGCGGCGTGAAGGCCATCATGCCCGGTGTGTCCACCAGCAGCGCCATCGCGAACAACCATGCCATGATCGTCGATGCGCGCTCGTGCGCCGGCAATCTGGAAGACAACCCCGTGCGCAGGGACATCGAGGAAGCCGGTGCCATCGTGGGCTGCGACTTTATCGTCAACGTGGTGCTCGACGAAGACAAGCGCATCATCCGCGCTTTCGCTGGCAATCCCGTTGCCGCCCATCGACAGGGCTGCGCCTTCCTGGATACGCTCTACCGCATCGACATTCCGCACCGTGCCGACATCGTCATCGATTCGCAAGGCGGAGCGCCCAAGGATCTCAACCTCTATCAGACGCAGAAGGCCCTGGACAACGCAAAGTACGCCGTACGAGAAGGCGGCGTGATCATTTTAGTGGGACGCTGCAACGAAGGGCTGGGTAACGCCACGTTCCAAGCGTGGATGCATGAAGCGAATACGCCAGCCGACGTGCTGGAACACCTGCAGGCGGCGTTTGCCTTGGGCGGACACAAGGCCGCGGCTGTGGCAAAAATCCAACTAATGGCCGATGTGTACCTGGTTAGCGACCTGCCCGCAGAGCTTGCGCGTGATTGCTTCTTCACGCCCTTCCCCACGCTGGAAGAGGCGTATGCAGCCGCCGTGGCAAAGATGGGCGAAGAGGCCAGCGTGCTGGTAATGCCCCACGGCGGAAGCACCGTTCCCCACGCGCTCGCATAG
- a CDS encoding 3-phosphoglycerate dehydrogenase family protein, with product MRYVKIVDNIANGITRDGTPDLGDGYQGTNNLEQADAILVRASSLHEMEFPASLRCIARSGAGFNNIPLERCAKEGIVVFNAPGANSNAVKELVVGQIMLNSRNTRGGEQWVLDHAQDADVAKGAEKAKKAFVGHEAIGRKVGVVGTGAVGSKVANALVALGMEVHGYDPYISVQHAYELSHRVIRDADLNEMCKGCDYLTLHVPSKEDTLQMIGAEQLNLLNPGAMLINYARDTIVNEADVAAALESGQLGLYITDFANPEVMKMKNVIVTPHMGACTREAEENCAHMAIASMKDYLNHGIIRNSVNYSDCDMGPCTCTGRVAFLHANVPSMISQITNELASRNVNIARMMSVPANEHAYTLVDIDNELDQETVDALRAIPNIYRVRIVVPADGLDGGLGTATN from the coding sequence ATGCGCTACGTAAAGATCGTCGACAACATTGCAAACGGCATCACGCGCGATGGCACGCCCGACTTGGGAGATGGCTACCAGGGAACCAACAACCTGGAACAGGCCGATGCCATCCTGGTGCGCGCGAGTAGTCTTCACGAGATGGAGTTCCCTGCTTCACTGCGCTGCATCGCCCGTTCCGGAGCTGGTTTCAACAACATCCCCCTCGAGCGCTGCGCCAAAGAGGGCATCGTGGTCTTCAACGCCCCAGGCGCCAACTCGAACGCCGTAAAGGAACTGGTCGTTGGCCAGATCATGCTCAACTCGCGCAACACGCGTGGCGGCGAGCAGTGGGTGCTCGACCATGCGCAAGACGCCGACGTGGCGAAGGGCGCCGAAAAGGCCAAGAAGGCATTCGTGGGCCACGAGGCCATCGGTCGCAAGGTCGGTGTGGTTGGCACGGGCGCCGTTGGCTCGAAGGTAGCAAACGCCCTGGTCGCGCTGGGCATGGAAGTCCACGGCTACGACCCCTACATCTCGGTGCAGCACGCCTACGAGCTCTCCCACCGCGTCATCCGCGATGCCGACCTGAACGAGATGTGCAAGGGCTGCGATTACCTGACCCTGCACGTGCCCTCGAAGGAAGACACCCTGCAGATGATCGGCGCCGAGCAGCTGAACCTGCTGAACCCGGGCGCTATGCTCATCAACTACGCTCGCGACACCATCGTGAACGAAGCCGACGTTGCCGCCGCGCTGGAAAGCGGCCAGCTGGGCCTGTACATCACCGACTTCGCCAACCCCGAAGTCATGAAGATGAAGAACGTCATCGTGACGCCTCATATGGGCGCCTGCACGCGCGAAGCCGAGGAAAACTGCGCGCATATGGCCATCGCGTCCATGAAGGATTACCTCAACCACGGCATCATCCGCAATTCGGTTAATTACTCCGATTGCGACATGGGCCCCTGCACCTGCACCGGACGCGTCGCCTTCTTGCATGCGAACGTACCCAGTATGATCAGCCAGATCACCAATGAACTCGCTTCGCGCAACGTAAACATTGCGCGCATGATGAGCGTGCCGGCAAACGAGCACGCCTACACGTTGGTCGATATCGACAACGAACTCGATCAGGAAACCGTTGATGCGCTACGAGCCATCCCGAACATCTATCGCGTTCGAATCGTCGTTCCCGCAGACGGCCTCGACGGCGGCCTTGGAACCGCTACCAACTAG
- a CDS encoding glucosaminidase domain-containing protein, with amino-acid sequence MKRTIALLATVCLLACLAVSSTAYAAEVVTGPEDADESSYETIDTAEYTPQALEEDTSDPLSSLRLQSTSGSVTYLSISIEQMASLEYAKGTNKYGGSTATYSQILNALDPNNVSLSEFADITVASGLTASQIDAFIDSTSKGRSGTLHGMGYAFIKAEQMYGVSAAYLVAHAVLESGWGTSTLARGYYYDGSIAIEGTTYSAGTYYNFFGIGAYDSSPLSGGRSMAVQNGWNSPEAAILGGAKWISTRYVHRVYDSYAAPTIYNMRWDYNRANDYGCSSGSAWHEYATDVQWPESIANLMDSVYAKNNVEPSYAYIIPCYSGSSVPSLNGVAMYRLYNPNGGEHFYTSSVVERSNLVSLGWQQEGIGWIAPNSSSTPVYRLYNPNGGDHHYTLSAEERDGLVELGWRYEGIGWYSDDSKSVPLYRQYNPNATSGSHNFTTSAEERDWLISLGWNDEGIAWYGIS; translated from the coding sequence ATGAAACGAACCATCGCCCTGCTGGCCACCGTATGCCTTTTGGCGTGTTTGGCGGTATCTTCTACCGCGTACGCCGCAGAAGTCGTGACGGGCCCCGAAGATGCCGACGAATCGTCGTACGAGACGATTGATACGGCGGAGTACACGCCCCAGGCCCTGGAGGAAGATACAAGCGATCCGCTGTCTTCGCTTAGATTGCAGTCTACGTCGGGCAGCGTAACGTATCTTTCCATTTCGATTGAGCAGATGGCTTCTCTCGAGTACGCGAAGGGAACCAATAAGTATGGTGGTTCCACCGCAACGTACAGCCAGATTCTTAATGCACTCGATCCCAATAACGTGAGCCTTTCCGAGTTCGCTGACATCACCGTCGCCTCGGGGCTTACGGCGTCTCAGATTGATGCCTTCATAGATTCGACTTCAAAGGGCCGTTCTGGCACGCTGCATGGCATGGGGTATGCCTTTATCAAGGCCGAGCAGATGTACGGCGTAAGCGCTGCCTATTTGGTTGCCCATGCCGTTTTGGAATCGGGGTGGGGGACTTCCACGCTGGCGCGAGGCTATTACTACGATGGGTCCATCGCTATCGAAGGCACCACTTACTCCGCGGGAACGTATTACAACTTCTTTGGCATTGGCGCCTACGACAGTAGCCCGCTTTCGGGCGGTCGTAGCATGGCGGTTCAGAATGGTTGGAACTCTCCCGAGGCCGCCATTCTGGGCGGTGCAAAGTGGATTTCCACTCGCTATGTGCACCGCGTATACGATTCCTATGCTGCGCCTACTATCTACAACATGCGCTGGGACTACAACAGGGCCAATGACTATGGTTGCTCTTCGGGTTCCGCGTGGCATGAGTACGCAACCGATGTTCAGTGGCCGGAATCCATTGCCAATCTCATGGACTCGGTGTATGCGAAGAACAACGTAGAGCCGTCCTACGCTTACATCATTCCGTGTTATTCCGGTTCCTCGGTTCCCAGCCTCAATGGGGTAGCGATGTATCGCTTGTACAACCCCAACGGTGGCGAGCACTTCTATACCTCGAGCGTCGTCGAGCGCAGCAATCTGGTGAGCCTGGGCTGGCAGCAGGAGGGCATTGGCTGGATTGCTCCCAATAGCTCCTCTACGCCCGTCTATCGTCTCTACAACCCCAATGGCGGCGATCACCATTACACCCTGAGCGCTGAGGAGCGCGATGGCCTGGTCGAGCTAGGCTGGCGCTACGAGGGAATAGGCTGGTATAGCGATGACTCCAAATCCGTGCCGCTGTATCGCCAGTACAACCCGAACGCAACGTCGGGTTCGCATAACTTCACCACGAGCGCCGAGGAACGCGACTGGCTGATTTCCCTGGGTTGGAATGACGAGGGTATTGCCTGGTACGGCATTAGTTAG
- a CDS encoding N-acetylmuramoyl-L-alanine amidase, protein MEIKHDHHAHSGNYSPGGNSCQYIVVHNTGGPSGAYNEAEYAQNNQHPNSYHYVLDGTDCYQILDDTDTAWAVGAWAGARQLIRNNQSISIEVCSDGTEFTGAEKEQLRELVGILMERHGIDADHVVRHYDCHTGHKLCPQYYSLNPDAWEELKAYITTEGEEVSPEEITAAVAAGINMQEYVQRCGSSAPIAQVRNDGGEVYRLYNEGSGDHIFTTKDEADALAKSGWEMEGIAWTAPAGGTKPVYRLYNAGSGDHMLTANYAEANELYKAGWSYEGVPFFASGEGQAVHRLYNPNGGDHMLTASEAERDSLEAAGWTYEGVAFNA, encoded by the coding sequence GTGGAAATTAAGCATGACCACCATGCACACTCCGGTAATTACAGCCCAGGAGGGAACAGTTGCCAGTATATCGTGGTACACAATACCGGCGGACCTTCTGGGGCGTATAACGAGGCTGAGTATGCCCAGAACAACCAGCATCCCAACAGCTACCATTACGTCTTGGATGGCACCGACTGCTACCAGATTCTTGACGACACGGATACCGCTTGGGCCGTTGGGGCATGGGCAGGCGCTCGTCAGCTCATCCGCAACAACCAGTCCATCAGCATTGAAGTTTGCTCCGACGGCACCGAGTTCACGGGTGCTGAAAAGGAACAGCTGCGCGAACTGGTTGGCATCTTGATGGAGCGACACGGCATCGACGCGGACCACGTTGTTCGCCACTACGACTGCCACACCGGCCATAAGCTGTGCCCCCAATACTATTCGCTAAACCCCGACGCTTGGGAAGAGCTGAAGGCATACATCACGACAGAAGGAGAAGAAGTGAGCCCAGAAGAAATCACTGCGGCAGTGGCCGCAGGAATCAACATGCAAGAATACGTTCAGCGCTGCGGTAGCTCCGCTCCGATTGCGCAAGTGCGCAATGATGGCGGTGAGGTGTACCGACTCTACAATGAGGGCTCGGGCGATCATATCTTCACGACGAAGGACGAGGCTGATGCGCTGGCAAAGTCCGGGTGGGAGATGGAGGGGATTGCTTGGACGGCCCCCGCTGGCGGCACCAAGCCCGTGTACCGACTTTACAATGCTGGCTCCGGCGATCACATGCTAACGGCTAACTACGCCGAGGCCAATGAGCTCTATAAGGCTGGCTGGAGCTATGAAGGCGTTCCGTTCTTCGCATCGGGCGAGGGCCAGGCGGTGCATCGCCTGTACAACCCGAACGGCGGCGATCATATGCTCACGGCCAGCGAGGCCGAGCGCGACAGCCTGGAGGCCGCGGGCTGGACGTACGAGGGCGTGGCCTTCAACGCCTAG
- a CDS encoding holin translates to MTDNKELLIKWAKAAGIRALKTAAQAAVALLPTTAVALGEINWGIVLSTAVVAAITSMLTSVGGIPEVADGESPLIG, encoded by the coding sequence ATGACCGACAACAAGGAACTGCTAATCAAATGGGCCAAGGCCGCTGGAATCCGAGCGTTGAAGACCGCAGCGCAGGCGGCAGTCGCGCTGCTGCCCACTACCGCCGTTGCGCTGGGCGAAATCAACTGGGGCATCGTCCTGAGCACCGCCGTGGTTGCGGCTATAACCTCGATGCTCACCAGCGTTGGCGGCATCCCCGAGGTAGCCGACGGCGAAAGCCCCCTCATCGGCTAG